Proteins from one Desulfonema limicola genomic window:
- a CDS encoding response regulator — MKKKILLVDDEPGIRNTLKILIEDMGYEVVTAENGEKALETYTSFRPPVVITDIKMPGMDGIALLRTLKRRNSDIEVIMMTGHADMDLAIESLKQRATDFITKPIQDDAVEIALERAFERISIRKQLKDYTDNLESLVAEKSQKLIEAERLIAVGQAVEGLASALMGMAEDLDGSFKYFNDLPCFVSLHNSSLDILAANELFKEKAGDISGLKSWEMYSDKPENQDKCPAALTFKNQKGIRTRETFKTKNARYPVAVYTVPVRDRNGKVELVIEFAADIAEVRRLQEELETTKQRYRQLFDEVPCYITVQDRSLRIIEANRWFKETFGDIHDTDTSEKNAKFCYEIYKGREKPCQDCPVIKTFEDGKNYSCESVVRSKTGEVYNVLIWTAPIREKDGTVNQVMEMSTNITQIHKLRDQLSSLGLLIGSISHGVKGMLTGLDGGVYMLNSGFAKNDRAKMDEGWETVKLTISRIRTMILDILYYAKERELNWEQVDAFSFINETAASFEAKVHKENIEFIRDFDPELGEFEVDPGVVRSALINILENAVDACVEDNSKTSHSIIFRTKHKQDHIIFEVIDNGIGMDKETQTALFTLFFSSKGNKGTGLGMFVSKKIIEQHGGQIKVESEKGKGSCFTIIMPKKLPDSEKKTQQDKK, encoded by the coding sequence ATGAAAAAGAAAATCCTGCTGGTTGATGATGAACCTGGTATCCGTAATACCTTAAAAATTCTGATTGAGGATATGGGATATGAAGTAGTAACTGCTGAAAATGGTGAAAAAGCACTTGAAACTTACACTTCTTTTCGTCCCCCTGTTGTTATAACAGATATAAAAATGCCTGGTATGGATGGCATAGCCCTGCTTAGGACTCTTAAAAGGAGAAACTCTGATATAGAAGTTATAATGATGACAGGCCATGCAGATATGGATCTTGCCATAGAAAGTTTAAAACAAAGGGCAACAGATTTTATTACCAAACCTATTCAAGATGATGCAGTTGAGATTGCCCTTGAGCGGGCTTTTGAAAGAATATCCATCAGGAAACAGCTCAAAGATTATACAGACAATCTGGAATCTCTGGTTGCTGAAAAATCTCAAAAACTTATAGAAGCTGAACGTCTTATTGCAGTTGGTCAGGCTGTTGAAGGGCTTGCATCTGCACTTATGGGCATGGCAGAGGATCTTGACGGCAGTTTTAAATATTTTAACGATCTGCCGTGTTTTGTCTCTCTTCATAACAGCAGTCTCGATATTCTTGCGGCAAATGAATTATTTAAGGAAAAAGCAGGGGATATCTCAGGACTTAAAAGCTGGGAAATGTATTCAGACAAACCTGAAAATCAAGACAAATGTCCTGCTGCTCTAACATTTAAAAATCAAAAAGGGATAAGAACCAGGGAAACATTTAAAACAAAGAATGCCAGATACCCTGTTGCTGTTTATACTGTACCTGTGAGAGACAGGAACGGAAAGGTTGAACTGGTAATTGAATTTGCAGCAGATATTGCCGAGGTAAGGCGGCTTCAGGAAGAACTGGAAACAACAAAACAAAGATACAGGCAGCTTTTTGACGAGGTTCCCTGTTATATTACAGTACAGGATCGAAGCCTGAGAATTATTGAGGCAAACAGATGGTTTAAAGAGACCTTTGGAGATATTCACGATACTGATACAAGTGAGAAAAACGCAAAATTCTGTTATGAAATATACAAAGGCAGAGAAAAGCCATGTCAAGACTGCCCTGTAATCAAAACCTTTGAAGACGGGAAAAATTATTCATGCGAATCTGTTGTCAGATCTAAAACCGGTGAGGTTTATAATGTCCTTATATGGACAGCTCCTATTAGGGAAAAAGACGGCACGGTAAACCAGGTAATGGAAATGTCAACAAATATAACCCAGATTCATAAACTCAGGGATCAGCTTTCATCTTTAGGGCTTTTAATTGGTTCCATTTCCCATGGTGTTAAAGGAATGCTTACAGGACTTGACGGCGGGGTTTATATGCTTAATTCAGGTTTTGCAAAAAATGACAGGGCAAAGATGGATGAGGGATGGGAAACTGTTAAACTAACCATCAGCAGGATCAGAACCATGATCCTGGATATCCTGTATTATGCAAAAGAAAGAGAATTAAACTGGGAACAGGTGGATGCTTTTAGTTTTATTAATGAAACAGCCGCCTCGTTTGAAGCCAAGGTTCATAAAGAAAATATTGAATTTATACGTGATTTTGATCCTGAACTGGGTGAATTTGAGGTTGATCCAGGCGTGGTTCGTTCAGCACTTATCAATATACTTGAAAATGCAGTTGATGCCTGTGTTGAAGACAACTCAAAAACCTCTCATTCAATAATTTTTAGAACAAAACATAAACAGGATCATATAATATTTGAAGTTATTGATAATGGAATTGGTATGGATAAAGAAACACAGACAGCTTTGTTTACATTGTTTTTTTCATCAAAAGGAAACAAGGGAACCGGGCTGGGCATGTTTGTTTCCAAAAAAATAATAGAACAGCACGGCGGGCAGATAAAGGTTGAATCTGAAAAAGGCAAAGGATCGTGTTTTACAATAATAATGCCTAAAAAGCTTCCAGATTCTGAAAAAAAAACACAGCAGGATAAAAAATAG
- the divK gene encoding DVU0259 family response regulator domain-containing protein has protein sequence MAKKVLIVDDDPIIVKYLKNVLEDNGYESCSASNGKEAYEVLKAEKPDMITLDLEMPEEWGTRFFRKITKEDEYKDIPALVISGLPGRHLALKNVVGSMSKPFDPDKVIAVIRKTIGDPK, from the coding sequence ATGGCAAAAAAAGTTTTAATTGTGGATGATGATCCTATTATTGTTAAATACCTGAAAAATGTATTAGAAGACAATGGCTATGAATCATGTTCTGCATCTAATGGCAAAGAGGCATATGAGGTATTAAAGGCTGAAAAACCTGATATGATTACCCTTGATCTTGAAATGCCTGAAGAATGGGGAACAAGATTTTTCCGCAAGATAACAAAGGAAGACGAATATAAAGATATTCCAGCCCTTGTTATCAGCGGCCTTCCAGGGCGGCATCTGGCTTTGAAAAATGTGGTAGGCAGCATGTCCAAGCCTTTTGATCCTGACAAGGTAATAGCTGTTATAAGAAAAACCATTGGTGATCCAAAATAA
- the tmcA gene encoding acidic tetraheme cytochrome c3 TmcA, producing the protein MKKSFVALITGIAVLIFFAAAPGYSQDDVKTVDDSAFTEKKRPVVYFPHDAHNEKAEIESCNYCHHTYENGVKSEDASSEDQECSECHFSGGAKGADNLARVYHIACKSCHEQVKQGPVMCGECHNKEKEKALKNQL; encoded by the coding sequence ATGAAAAAAAGTTTTGTTGCCTTGATAACAGGCATTGCAGTTCTTATATTTTTTGCTGCTGCACCTGGGTATTCTCAGGATGATGTTAAGACTGTTGATGACAGTGCGTTTACTGAAAAGAAAAGACCTGTTGTGTATTTCCCCCATGATGCTCATAATGAAAAAGCTGAAATAGAATCCTGCAACTATTGTCATCATACCTATGAGAACGGTGTCAAATCTGAGGATGCAAGCTCTGAAGATCAAGAATGTTCAGAATGTCATTTTTCAGGCGGGGCAAAAGGAGCAGATAATCTTGCCAGGGTTTATCATATAGCCTGTAAAAGCTGTCATGAACAGGTCAAACAAGGCCCGGTAATGTGCGGTGAATGCCATAACAAAGAAAAAGAAAAAGCATTGAAAAATCAGCTCTGA
- the tmcB gene encoding electron transfer complex ferredoxin TmcB — protein sequence MREPGADVKYNIKDDDIIKGASFLTDDKIANVINEVIKNETGAKLRAYVDTCVHCGLCSEACHFYLSHDNDPAYSPAGKVKQTMGEMLKKNGNVGVEAIQRMSEIASTECNVCKRCSMFCPFGIDIAYIMLVVRRICNKLGISPKYIQDTENSHAATMNQMWVKEDEWVDTLQWQEEEAQGEIPTVRIPLEKEGAEIMYSVIGPEPKFRAQLIYQAAVIHKAAGVDWTMPATPGWDNSDMAMYTGNNEIMGRVKKAHYEAAMRLKVKKIVMGECGHAFRSVYDMGNRWLGWKMPPIPMIHAIEFYADLIRDGKLKIKKKYEPPVTLHDPCNVVRGRGLHEKARYIVSQTCENFIEMTPNREHNYCCSAGGGVINCGPPYTKTRVEGNKVKAEQLFRTKTKGAKTIIAPCHNCHGGIEDIVEYNGLHMDIKFFGDILYEIIEKPE from the coding sequence ATGCGTGAACCAGGTGCTGATGTAAAATATAACATAAAAGATGATGATATCATCAAAGGGGCTTCTTTTCTCACAGATGATAAAATAGCAAATGTCATCAATGAGGTAATAAAAAACGAGACAGGTGCAAAACTAAGGGCATATGTTGACACATGTGTCCACTGCGGTCTTTGTTCGGAAGCCTGTCATTTTTATCTTTCCCATGATAACGACCCTGCATATTCGCCGGCAGGCAAGGTTAAGCAGACCATGGGTGAAATGCTGAAAAAGAATGGTAATGTCGGGGTTGAGGCAATCCAGAGGATGTCAGAGATTGCATCAACTGAGTGCAATGTCTGTAAAAGATGTTCCATGTTCTGCCCCTTTGGTATTGATATAGCATATATCATGCTTGTTGTTCGCAGAATATGCAATAAACTGGGCATAAGCCCAAAATATATTCAGGATACAGAAAACAGTCATGCTGCCACCATGAACCAGATGTGGGTTAAGGAAGATGAATGGGTTGACACCCTTCAATGGCAGGAGGAAGAAGCTCAGGGCGAGATACCTACTGTCCGAATTCCTCTTGAAAAAGAAGGGGCTGAAATCATGTATTCAGTCATAGGTCCTGAGCCTAAATTCAGGGCACAGCTTATATATCAGGCTGCTGTTATACACAAAGCAGCAGGTGTTGACTGGACAATGCCTGCAACCCCTGGATGGGACAACAGCGATATGGCTATGTACACAGGCAACAATGAGATCATGGGACGTGTAAAAAAAGCTCATTATGAAGCAGCCATGCGCTTAAAGGTTAAAAAGATAGTCATGGGTGAATGCGGTCATGCTTTCAGGTCAGTATATGACATGGGAAACCGCTGGCTGGGATGGAAAATGCCTCCTATTCCCATGATTCACGCCATTGAATTTTATGCTGACCTTATAAGAGATGGAAAGCTTAAAATTAAAAAGAAATATGAACCTCCTGTTACCCTGCATGATCCCTGCAATGTTGTCAGAGGAAGAGGTCTTCATGAAAAGGCACGTTATATTGTAAGCCAGACCTGTGAAAACTTTATAGAAATGACTCCAAACCGTGAACACAATTATTGCTGCAGTGCAGGCGGCGGTGTTATAAACTGTGGACCTCCTTATACAAAAACCCGTGTTGAAGGAAACAAGGTAAAGGCAGAGCAGTTGTTTAGAACAAAAACAAAAGGTGCAAAAACAATTATTGCACCATGCCACAACTGCCACGGCGGAATTGAAGATATTGTAGAATATAACGGGCTTCATATGGATATTAAGTTTTTTGGCGACATCCTGTATGAGATTATTGAAAAACCGGAATGA
- the tmcC gene encoding TmcC family electron transfer complex membrane anchor subunit, with amino-acid sequence MHTIYNFVSGPLVWASFIIFIGGTIYKLFNMGFLVKKKDVAVYAYASPYFGFRSIFRWLVPFSTLNMRKRPLLTVVSFVFHICVLALPIFVLGHISLINESWNIRWPHLPDPVSDAMTIIVIASCIFFVVRRKVMPEVKFLTETSDYLILAMVAAPFITGTWAYNQFAGYKIATILHMLSGEILLAAIPFTRLSHMIFYPFTRGYMGSEFGAVRHVRDW; translated from the coding sequence ATGCATACGATCTATAACTTTGTAAGCGGTCCCCTTGTATGGGCCTCTTTTATAATCTTTATTGGCGGCACTATTTACAAGCTTTTCAATATGGGTTTTCTTGTGAAAAAAAAGGATGTGGCAGTATATGCCTATGCAAGCCCTTATTTTGGTTTTCGCTCCATATTTCGCTGGCTTGTTCCTTTCAGTACCCTTAATATGAGAAAACGTCCTCTTCTTACTGTTGTTTCTTTTGTTTTTCATATATGCGTGCTGGCTCTTCCCATCTTTGTTCTGGGGCATATATCCTTGATAAATGAATCATGGAACATAAGATGGCCCCACCTTCCTGATCCTGTTTCCGATGCCATGACTATTATTGTCATAGCATCATGTATTTTCTTTGTTGTCCGCAGAAAGGTGATGCCTGAAGTAAAATTTCTCACAGAAACCTCTGATTATCTTATCCTGGCAATGGTTGCAGCTCCTTTTATTACAGGTACTTGGGCATATAACCAGTTTGCAGGTTATAAGATTGCAACTATTCTGCACATGCTTTCAGGAGAAATCCTGCTGGCTGCAATACCTTTTACCAGACTGAGCCATATGATATTTTATCCATTTACAAGAGGATATATGGGATCGGAATTTGGTGCAGTACGACATGTTCGGGACTGGTGA
- the tmcD gene encoding electron transfer complex subunit TmcD — MHEPDKWDWSTEKKVIADLSQWKEEYEYREDLVVSPDGEKIAMIVKTPDEEYTVCENGTAWEETFDKIWNLKYTPDNKLIGVASDTGEWTVAIDGETWENRADYIWNLSFNKDGSRIIVAAKQDEKYLMINNDTPWETDYGFLCDTSFSASGEKTAAVVQVVSFSEGDTFKFKSGCYSVAVDGTPWDTKFVNVWEPLFSPDGSHVAAQVRTAMYDYTIAVDGTPWKKIFSCVWGPQFHPRNGSVTAPVRTSGAWTLAKDGEVIWDRSFMQLWHHQYSPKGDKIAAIVSPKYGKWTLAVDGKIWKNTYNDYVTDITFGPDGNSLACIANEKGKFIVVVNDNPWGLQYDMAWKPVFSPDGKNVAVKVERNGRFSIAVNEKLLNKTYDNIWDPIFSADGQNILIRAIEKSHDNKESYIREIIPVSRILS, encoded by the coding sequence ATGCACGAACCAGACAAATGGGACTGGAGTACGGAAAAAAAGGTCATTGCAGACCTGAGCCAGTGGAAAGAGGAGTATGAGTACCGTGAAGACCTGGTAGTCAGCCCTGACGGGGAAAAGATTGCCATGATTGTTAAAACACCTGATGAGGAATACACAGTATGTGAAAACGGTACTGCCTGGGAGGAAACCTTTGACAAGATATGGAACTTGAAATACACTCCTGATAACAAACTCATAGGGGTTGCTTCAGACACAGGGGAATGGACTGTTGCCATTGACGGAGAAACCTGGGAGAACCGGGCTGATTATATATGGAATCTCAGCTTTAACAAAGACGGTTCAAGGATCATTGTTGCTGCTAAACAAGATGAGAAGTATTTAATGATTAACAATGATACACCCTGGGAAACAGATTACGGCTTTCTGTGCGACACATCTTTCAGTGCCAGCGGAGAAAAGACTGCTGCCGTAGTCCAGGTAGTATCTTTTTCAGAAGGTGATACCTTTAAATTTAAATCAGGATGTTACTCTGTTGCGGTTGACGGAACTCCCTGGGATACGAAATTTGTTAATGTATGGGAACCTTTGTTCAGCCCTGACGGAAGCCATGTTGCTGCCCAGGTGCGTACAGCCATGTATGATTATACTATAGCTGTTGACGGAACTCCGTGGAAAAAAATCTTTTCATGTGTATGGGGTCCCCAGTTTCATCCCAGAAACGGCTCTGTAACAGCACCTGTAAGAACCTCAGGCGCATGGACTCTTGCCAAAGACGGGGAAGTTATCTGGGATCGCAGTTTTATGCAGTTATGGCATCATCAATACAGCCCTAAAGGAGATAAGATAGCTGCCATTGTTTCACCTAAATACGGGAAATGGACCTTAGCTGTTGATGGTAAAATCTGGAAAAATACCTATAACGACTATGTAACAGATATAACCTTTGGCCCAGATGGAAACAGCCTTGCCTGTATTGCAAATGAAAAAGGTAAATTTATTGTTGTGGTAAATGATAATCCCTGGGGGCTTCAATATGATATGGCATGGAAGCCTGTTTTCAGTCCTGACGGAAAAAATGTTGCAGTCAAGGTTGAAAGAAACGGCCGTTTTTCCATAGCAGTTAATGAAAAGCTTTTGAATAAAACCTATGACAATATATGGGATCCGATCTTCAGTGCAGACGGTCAAAATATCCTGATTAGAGCCATTGAAAAGAGCCATGATAACAAAGAGTCATATATCAGGGAAATTATTCCTGTAAGCCGGATTCTTTCCTAA
- a CDS encoding response regulator gives MKKQVILIVDDELDMRLFLSTLFETSGYKTLVARNGNEGIKAAGKSPPDLIMLDVMMPGEGGVFMYQQLRTSEILKDIPVIMLSAIAKKTFSHYLNMLNARLGGVIPLPDAYMEKPPEAEALLHAVKNILTRTKEKTKCTNQTNGTGVRKKRSLQT, from the coding sequence ATGAAAAAACAAGTTATTCTAATAGTTGATGATGAACTGGACATGAGGCTTTTTCTTTCAACATTGTTTGAGACAAGCGGTTACAAGACCCTTGTGGCCAGAAATGGAAATGAAGGCATTAAAGCTGCTGGAAAATCTCCTCCTGATTTAATTATGCTGGACGTTATGATGCCTGGAGAAGGCGGGGTATTTATGTATCAGCAGCTCAGAACCAGTGAGATTCTCAAGGACATACCGGTTATCATGCTTTCAGCCATAGCTAAAAAAACGTTTAGTCATTATTTAAATATGCTGAACGCAAGACTTGGCGGAGTAATTCCACTGCCTGACGCTTATATGGAAAAACCGCCCGAGGCAGAGGCATTACTTCATGCAGTGAAGAATATATTAACAAGAACCAAGGAGAAAACAAAATGCACGAACCAGACAAATGGGACTGGAGTACGGAAAAAAAGGTCATTGCAGACCTGA
- a CDS encoding universal stress protein has product MFNKILFATTASPASDDAAHVAFDLAKKYEAEMKVFHAFGLPSRGFSSIVKDVRTGEEAMNDTDYANWVLEEMKTTYEKQSENVKKLEFATTAGVAHTEILRTARKDDVDLIVMGAHTRQEDVGATRYRSIVGSTMQKVAKGAKCPVLIVSRPCTTCFWYFSNVVFCTDFSKAADSAFKFAFKVANFIGCKLYMFHSLDMSALASGKVMSQEEIEEKIAEAKKKIEKRYVSQMGDFDNYEIEVLEGIPYVEIVKYSRKVNGDLIIMAHHTREVDPEKALLGSTVEQVVLRASCPVASVNRPDKVDEAE; this is encoded by the coding sequence ATGTTTAATAAAATATTATTTGCAACAACAGCATCACCGGCAAGTGACGATGCGGCCCATGTAGCCTTTGATCTGGCTAAAAAATATGAGGCTGAAATGAAGGTTTTTCACGCATTTGGTCTGCCGTCAAGGGGTTTCAGCTCTATTGTTAAAGACGTTCGTACAGGCGAAGAAGCCATGAATGATACGGATTATGCCAACTGGGTATTGGAAGAGATGAAGACTACCTATGAAAAGCAGAGCGAAAATGTAAAAAAACTTGAATTTGCAACAACTGCAGGGGTTGCCCATACAGAGATTCTGCGTACTGCACGAAAGGATGATGTGGATTTGATAGTTATGGGAGCCCACACCAGGCAGGAAGATGTGGGAGCCACAAGATACAGAAGTATAGTCGGCAGTACCATGCAGAAGGTTGCAAAAGGCGCAAAATGCCCGGTGCTTATTGTCAGCAGACCATGCACCACCTGTTTCTGGTATTTTTCCAATGTAGTATTTTGCACAGATTTTTCCAAAGCTGCAGATTCTGCATTTAAATTTGCCTTTAAAGTTGCCAATTTCATTGGCTGCAAACTTTATATGTTTCACAGCCTTGACATGAGCGCCCTGGCATCAGGCAAGGTCATGTCCCAGGAAGAGATTGAAGAGAAAATTGCCGAAGCAAAAAAGAAGATTGAGAAAAGATATGTATCTCAAATGGGCGATTTTGATAATTATGAGATCGAAGTACTTGAAGGCATTCCCTATGTGGAAATTGTAAAATACTCCAGAAAAGTAAACGGAGACCTTATTATAATGGCTCATCATACAAGGGAAGTTGATCCTGAAAAAGCATTGCTGGGAAGCACTGTTGAGCAGGTAGTCTTGAGAGCATCCTGTCCTGTTGCAAGTGTAAACCGGCCTGACAAGGTGGATGAAGCTGAATGA
- a CDS encoding nitroreductase, with translation MDIIEAIKKRKSIRNFKDEPVSKTIIREILETACRAPSAMNSQPWEFIVVTGDVLDSIKNAVIEKLRAGEKPCSEHLVAGWPLKSVYRDRQVKLAKQLFQLMDIKREDHEKRSQWLERGFRYFNAPAGIIICVDRMLAEGTPVFDIGAVTQSICLAALNYGLGTCIEDQGVMYPEVLRRFCSIPDTKQIIIAVAVGYPDWDFPANQLETSREPVDKLTTWCGFN, from the coding sequence ATGGATATTATTGAAGCAATAAAAAAACGGAAAAGTATCAGAAATTTTAAAGATGAGCCGGTTTCAAAAACAATTATCCGAGAAATCCTTGAAACTGCCTGCCGTGCCCCGTCAGCTATGAACAGCCAGCCCTGGGAGTTTATTGTTGTAACAGGAGATGTTTTAGATTCAATAAAAAACGCAGTTATTGAAAAATTGAGAGCTGGAGAAAAACCCTGTTCAGAGCATCTGGTTGCAGGATGGCCCCTGAAAAGTGTTTACCGCGACCGCCAGGTAAAACTTGCTAAACAGCTTTTTCAACTTATGGACATAAAACGCGAAGACCATGAAAAACGGTCTCAATGGCTGGAGCGGGGATTTCGATATTTTAATGCTCCTGCTGGTATAATTATCTGTGTTGACCGAATGCTGGCTGAAGGAACGCCAGTATTTGATATTGGTGCAGTAACCCAGAGCATCTGCCTGGCAGCCTTAAATTATGGTTTGGGAACATGTATTGAAGACCAAGGGGTGATGTATCCTGAGGTGTTAAGAAGATTTTGCAGTATTCCAGATACTAAACAGATTATTATTGCTGTTGCTGTTGGATATCCTGATTGGGATTTTCCTGCAAACCAGCTTGAAACTTCCCGTGAACCTGTTGACAAGCTTACAACCTGGTGTGGGTTTAATTGA
- a CDS encoding sigma-54-dependent transcriptional regulator, translated as MNSVLVISAVSDAAGVIRSALHSDFNIKHANDKEEALDILKKKRYDIIFIDIVFFSKHFSDKTLKEGIRPFKALYPTIEIVVIAPQEMIREAVKAVKAGASDYLTYPVIAEEVKLVTKAIRDAALMASELEYLRNQQWKDEALEIVSTKNPRMQEVFRKIRAVAPTKTTVLLIGETGVGKGVLAKLIHQHSNRESAQFISVHCGAIPDSLVESELFGHEKGAFTGAVRKKMGKFEIALDGTIFMDEIGTVTSAVQIKLLQVLQDGLFSRVGGESVIKSGARVIAATNSDLKEMSDNGSFRKDLYYRLNVFPIEIPTLRERAEDIPWFAEHFLKKMNLMNQKGIYGIHPLVTEALKKYSWPGNIRELENLIERAYILESSSILTPDVFPDELFDPDISTGLPVNASLPLAEARRQVIEDFERQYLKEVLSRNMGRINKSSEEAGISTRQLHKLMLKYGIRKEEYKRLLPPN; from the coding sequence ATGAATTCTGTACTTGTTATTTCTGCGGTTTCGGATGCAGCCGGTGTTATTCGCTCGGCGCTTCATTCAGACTTTAATATCAAACATGCGAATGATAAGGAAGAAGCCCTTGATATACTTAAAAAAAAACGATATGATATTATTTTTATAGATATAGTCTTTTTTTCAAAACATTTTTCTGATAAAACCTTAAAAGAAGGCATTAGACCTTTTAAGGCTTTGTATCCAACTATTGAAATCGTAGTCATTGCCCCCCAGGAGATGATCAGGGAGGCTGTTAAAGCTGTTAAGGCCGGGGCAAGTGATTACCTTACATATCCTGTTATAGCTGAAGAAGTTAAGCTGGTAACAAAAGCTATCCGGGATGCTGCACTAATGGCATCTGAACTGGAATACCTGAGAAATCAGCAGTGGAAAGATGAAGCCCTTGAGATTGTCAGCACCAAAAATCCCAGAATGCAGGAAGTTTTCCGCAAAATCCGTGCTGTTGCTCCTACCAAGACGACTGTACTTCTAATAGGTGAAACAGGTGTGGGCAAAGGAGTTCTTGCCAAACTTATTCATCAGCACAGCAATCGTGAAAGTGCCCAGTTTATAAGTGTCCACTGCGGGGCAATACCTGATTCCCTTGTTGAAAGCGAGTTGTTCGGCCATGAAAAAGGCGCTTTTACAGGTGCGGTAAGAAAAAAAATGGGAAAATTTGAAATTGCTCTGGATGGAACCATTTTTATGGATGAAATAGGTACTGTTACCTCAGCGGTTCAAATAAAGCTTCTCCAGGTGCTTCAAGATGGATTATTCAGCAGGGTAGGGGGAGAATCAGTTATAAAAAGCGGGGCAAGGGTGATTGCAGCTACTAATTCGGATCTAAAAGAAATGAGCGACAATGGTTCTTTTAGAAAGGATCTTTATTACCGGCTTAATGTATTTCCCATTGAAATTCCTACCTTGAGGGAACGAGCAGAAGACATACCCTGGTTTGCAGAGCATTTTTTGAAAAAAATGAACCTGATGAACCAGAAAGGGATTTACGGTATTCATCCTCTGGTAACAGAAGCTTTAAAAAAATATTCATGGCCCGGCAATATAAGAGAACTGGAAAACCTTATTGAAAGAGCGTATATACTTGAGAGTTCATCCATACTTACTCCTGATGTTTTTCCTGACGAGCTTTTTGATCCTGATATAAGTACAGGGCTGCCTGTTAATGCATCACTTCCCCTTGCAGAAGCAAGACGGCAGGTAATTGAAGATTTTGAAAGGCAGTATCTGAAGGAAGTCCTTTCCCGTAACATGGGCAGAATAAACAAATCCTCGGAAGAAGCAGGAATCAGTACCCGCCAGCTCCATAAACTGATGTTAAAATATGGTATCCGCAAAGAAGAATATAAAAGACTTTTACCGCCAAATTAA
- a CDS encoding YitT family protein → MNNMMSVHMGSISAKKPNVCESGVSLQDNIAWNLTLITVGSILCAWVINSILLPQQFLSGGLSGVSLFLHYLFPSLSLGMLYFLLNIPIYILGWVYVGRRFFYYSLAGLAIFTIAVIFVKYPFYLEDKILSALFAGIVYGTGGGIILRSLGSAGGTDILSIILLKNFGIRIGSTILFFNASVLIISAFLFSFEAVLYTLIFMYVGSNVTDLVVSGLSKRKAVLIISPLWKEISHCIMHQLNRGVTLIRGEGGYSGKDENILYTVVTFRELFRLKEMVRQIDPNPFVVVSDTLEVVGQRIGNQGHW, encoded by the coding sequence ATGAACAATATGATGTCTGTGCATATGGGAAGCATTTCAGCCAAAAAACCAAATGTATGTGAATCAGGAGTCAGCTTGCAGGATAATATTGCATGGAATCTGACGCTTATTACTGTGGGAAGCATCCTTTGTGCATGGGTAATAAATTCAATCCTCCTGCCCCAGCAGTTTTTAAGCGGGGGACTGTCAGGAGTTTCTTTGTTTCTGCACTATCTTTTTCCTTCATTATCCCTGGGAATGCTTTATTTCCTTTTGAATATTCCAATATATATTTTGGGATGGGTATATGTAGGACGGCGTTTTTTTTATTATAGTCTTGCAGGGCTGGCAATATTTACCATTGCTGTAATTTTTGTCAAATATCCCTTTTATCTGGAAGATAAGATACTGAGCGCCCTTTTTGCAGGTATTGTTTATGGAACCGGTGGAGGAATTATTTTAAGGTCCCTTGGTTCAGCCGGAGGAACAGATATTCTTTCTATCATACTGCTGAAAAATTTTGGCATCAGGATAGGTTCGACAATTTTGTTTTTTAATGCAAGCGTGCTGATAATTTCTGCATTCCTGTTTTCCTTTGAAGCTGTACTTTATACATTGATATTCATGTATGTAGGTTCCAATGTTACAGACCTTGTAGTATCAGGATTAAGTAAAAGAAAAGCTGTTTTAATTATTTCACCTTTATGGAAAGAAATATCACACTGCATCATGCACCAGCTAAACAGGGGAGTAACCCTTATCAGGGGTGAAGGGGGATATTCTGGAAAAGATGAAAATATCCTTTATACAGTAGTTACATTCCGGGAGCTTTTCCGACTTAAGGAAATGGTTCGCCAGATTGACCCCAATCCTTTTGTTGTTGTTTCTGATACACTTGAGGTTGTAGGGCAGCGCATTGGCAATCAAGGACATTGGTAA